AATTAGCTAATAGTGCTGTTAGTGGAGCAGCTCCATTATTAATTAATGGTATGGCAATTGGAATGGAATCTACTGCAATACCAGTAATATTAATATCTATCGTAACAATTGTATCTTATTATTATCTTGGATTATTTGGTATTGCTTTAGCGGGTGTTGGTATGCTTTCAACATTAGGTATTACGTTAGCTATAGATGCATATGGACCTATAGCAGATAATGCCGGTGGTATAGCACAAATGGCAGAATTAGATTCTTATGTTAGAGAGAGAACTGATCAATTAGATGCTGTAGGAAATACAACAGCTGCTATAGGAAAAGGATTTGCAATTGGTTCAGCTGCTTTAACAGCATTAGCACTTTTTGCATCATACACTCAAGTTGCTGGACTTTCTATTATTGATTTATCAAAATCGAATGTATTTATTGGTGCTCTAATTGGTGGAATGTTGCCATTTTTATTTTCTGCAATGGCAATGAAAGCAGTAGGAGATGCTGCGGAAATTATGGTACAAGAAGTTAGAAGGCAATTTAGGGAAATAGTTGGGTTGATGGAAGGAAAGGCAGAACCAGATTATAAATCATGTGTTTCTATAGCAACTAAAGGAGCATTAAAAAAGATGGTTGTTCCTTCATTATTAGCTGTTTTTATGCCAATATTAATGTATATAATTTTAGGAAAAGAATCAGTTGCTGGCATGTTAGTCGGAACAACAGTTTCAGGGGTTATGTTAGCTATATTTATGGCTAATGCAGGAGGAGCATGGGATAATGCTAAAAAATATATTGAAGAAGGTAACTTTGGCGGTAAAGGTACCTTTGCACATAAAGCATCTGTAATAGGAGATACTGTAGGAGATCCGTTTAAAGATACAGCGGGCCCTGCAATAAATATTTTAATAAAATTAATGTCTATAATTTCTATTGTAGTAATTCCTATATTAATAAAAATATTTGAATAATATTAATAAATAATTAATATTGAGTGAGGGGGTTCAATATGAAAAGAATAGCGTTATTAAATGTTGGTGGAGATTGTCCTGGATTAAACAGTGCTATAAGGGCTCTAGTTAGAAAATCTGCGATAGAGGATATAGAGGTTTTAGGTGTATATGATGGGTTTAAAGGGTTTTTAGACGATAGGGTTTTTGTTATGACTAAAGAGCATGTATCAGGTATTTTAGAAAGAGGGGGGACAATTTTAGGTTCTTCAAAATATGATCCAACAGAAAATCCTGAAGATATGAAGAAATTAAAAGAAAATTTTGAAAAATACCAAATTACTGCATTTGTAATAATGAGTGGTCATACTGGTACAGGGATAGCATTAAAACTATCTGAAGAAGGAATGCCTTCAATTGTAATACCAGCAACTATTGATAATGATCTACCTTGGACAGATTTTAGTATAGGATTTTTTACTGCATTAGAAACAGTTACTAAAACTTTAGATTCCTTACACTCAACAGCTAGTGCTGGACATAGAGTTATTGTTGTTGAGGTTGGTGGTGATGAAGCAGGATGGCTAGCAACACTTGGCGGATTAACAGGTG
This sequence is a window from Marinitoga litoralis. Protein-coding genes within it:
- a CDS encoding 6-phosphofructokinase, with product MKRIALLNVGGDCPGLNSAIRALVRKSAIEDIEVLGVYDGFKGFLDDRVFVMTKEHVSGILERGGTILGSSKYDPTENPEDMKKLKENFEKYQITAFVIMSGHTGTGIALKLSEEGMPSIVIPATIDNDLPWTDFSIGFFTALETVTKTLDSLHSTASAGHRVIVVEVGGDEAGWLATLGGLTGGADYILVPEVKFEPDKLINNIKKRYDEGKKFSIVVVQEKCNLSDKLKESAGLNIEGTASEVISKFIKENIPGVECRNVNLGYMQRGGTPVSFDRLIATMFSNKAIEYIKKGKVNIALSLKGFEIYDVPFSQELLKNKEIDPRLYELAKIFF